In one Clostridia bacterium genomic region, the following are encoded:
- a CDS encoding M28 family metallopeptidase, which produces MKRLFAAVLILALLAPAAPAQQSDTRFAASAITGFRNAAVQRQLEERFMAVPDPKMAEQHMQTLSAAPHMSGTIEDFKTAEYVAQRFREAGLETRIEEYKVWMNYPVEVTVETSAPPTLKMRGPTPERVADDPFQNDPRIVIAFNGGSPSCDVEAEVVYANYGRPEDLKKLKDFNIDVRGKIILVRYGQNFRGVKSFVAEQAGAAGVIIYSDPADDGFFRGDMYPRGPYRPETGVQRGSIEYMFQYPGDPTTPGIASVPTLPDSRRTPPEKAANLPKIPTTPLSYADAQPLLANLAGPESPREWQGALPFTYHVGPGPVRVRMHLKQDYKYRTIWNVVGTLRGSTYPDEWVVAGNHRDAWVYGAVDPVSGTAAMLEAVHGLGTLIKAGWRPKRTIVFGSWDAEEQGLMGSTEFAEQYAAQLRDAVAYFNTDVAVAGPNFGASAVPSLKQFIRDITRAVPSPRGANVYEVWRTTVERGRKPSQQNPDVSGLPRRAPAAETTEDVHIGDLGSGSDYTAFLQHFGVPSTDVGSGGPYGVYHSVFDNFAWFKKFGDPTFAYEQQMARILGLEVLRMAEADVLPYDYAQYGKEIISYIEAARKRAEESSLPLTAFAEPLEAARRFQAAGKSTWDLQRNRTANLPALNSALRAAERALLTEGLPNRPWFRHAIYAPGEYTGYAAVVIPGVNEAIDKNDAERMNKQLATLKAALNRAAAALEGAK; this is translated from the coding sequence ATGAAGCGCCTATTTGCCGCTGTTCTCATCCTTGCACTTCTCGCACCCGCCGCTCCCGCGCAGCAGTCGGACACCAGGTTTGCAGCTTCTGCCATCACTGGATTTCGCAACGCTGCCGTGCAGCGGCAACTGGAAGAGCGCTTCATGGCCGTGCCCGATCCCAAAATGGCGGAGCAGCACATGCAAACGCTCAGCGCCGCGCCGCACATGTCCGGTACGATCGAGGATTTCAAGACGGCGGAGTACGTTGCCCAGCGCTTCCGTGAAGCAGGCCTGGAGACGCGCATCGAAGAGTACAAGGTTTGGATGAATTATCCCGTCGAGGTTACTGTGGAGACTTCGGCTCCGCCCACGCTGAAGATGCGAGGGCCAACACCGGAGCGCGTCGCCGATGACCCGTTCCAGAACGACCCGCGCATTGTGATCGCCTTCAACGGCGGTTCGCCTTCCTGCGATGTGGAAGCCGAAGTCGTATACGCCAACTACGGGCGTCCGGAAGACCTCAAGAAGTTGAAGGATTTCAACATAGATGTTCGCGGCAAGATCATCCTTGTTCGCTATGGCCAGAATTTCCGTGGCGTGAAGTCGTTCGTCGCCGAACAGGCCGGCGCAGCCGGGGTCATCATCTACTCCGATCCCGCTGATGACGGTTTTTTCCGTGGCGATATGTATCCTCGTGGACCGTATCGTCCGGAAACGGGCGTGCAGCGCGGATCGATCGAGTACATGTTTCAGTATCCCGGCGACCCAACGACGCCGGGCATTGCCTCTGTTCCAACGCTGCCTGACTCGCGCCGCACTCCGCCCGAGAAGGCGGCGAACCTGCCAAAGATCCCAACCACGCCACTTTCGTATGCCGACGCGCAGCCACTCCTGGCGAATCTCGCTGGGCCGGAGTCGCCCCGCGAATGGCAGGGCGCGCTTCCGTTCACTTACCACGTCGGCCCCGGTCCCGTCCGCGTGCGCATGCACCTCAAGCAGGATTACAAGTACCGCACCATCTGGAACGTAGTTGGCACGCTTCGCGGCAGCACCTACCCGGATGAGTGGGTTGTCGCCGGTAATCATCGCGACGCATGGGTGTACGGCGCAGTCGATCCGGTCAGCGGAACAGCTGCAATGCTGGAGGCGGTTCACGGCCTCGGAACGCTAATCAAGGCTGGTTGGCGGCCCAAGCGCACGATTGTTTTTGGAAGCTGGGATGCCGAAGAACAGGGTTTGATGGGCTCCACTGAATTTGCCGAGCAATACGCCGCTCAGCTCAGGGATGCGGTGGCATACTTCAATACCGACGTTGCGGTGGCCGGCCCTAACTTCGGAGCCTCCGCCGTTCCCAGCCTGAAGCAGTTCATTCGCGACATCACGCGTGCCGTGCCAAGCCCGAGGGGCGCGAACGTGTACGAGGTGTGGCGAACCACGGTTGAACGAGGGCGCAAGCCTTCACAGCAAAATCCCGACGTAAGCGGGCTGCCGCGCCGTGCGCCTGCCGCCGAGACCACCGAAGACGTTCATATTGGCGATCTCGGCAGTGGCTCCGACTACACCGCCTTTTTGCAACACTTCGGCGTGCCGTCCACCGACGTGGGCTCCGGTGGCCCATACGGCGTCTATCACTCTGTCTTCGACAACTTCGCGTGGTTCAAGAAGTTCGGCGACCCAACGTTTGCCTACGAACAGCAGATGGCGCGCATCCTTGGCCTTGAAGTGCTTCGCATGGCCGAGGCCGATGTCTTGCCCTACGATTACGCGCAGTACGGAAAGGAAATCATCAGCTACATAGAGGCGGCTCGCAAGCGCGCCGAAGAGAGCAGTCTTCCATTAACCGCCTTCGCTGAACCTTTGGAAGCTGCGCGAAGATTTCAGGCCGCTGGCAAATCGACTTGGGATTTGCAGCGGAATCGCACCGCAAATCTGCCGGCCCTGAACTCTGCTTTGCGCGCCGCCGAGCGCGCACTGCTTACCGAAGGGCTTCCCAACAGGCCGTGGTTTCGGCACGCCATCTACGCTCCTGGCGAATACACCGGATACGCCGCGGTTGTTATCCCAGGGGTGAACGAAGCAATCGACAAGAACGATGCGGAACGCATGAACAAGCAGTTAGCTACGCTAAAGGCGGCGCTCAATCGGGCTGCGGCCGCGCTTGAAGGCGCGAAGTAG
- a CDS encoding MFS transporter — MDESRRGDTKEEQSYLPGEDVSSGATDDRALQSIASDETVAPQIAPGSVTMPHVVRALRHRDFRLFWGGNFLSNIGTWMQSVAQGWLVLQLAPNNSAFWLGVIGFAASAPMLVFTMIGGVIADRLDKRKLMMWTQSAMMLTAFAMWGITFTHVVNIPLIVLLAFINGLAMSLNSPSYQALVPELVPREDLANAIAMNSAQFNMSRVLGPTLGGFAMAWLGISGNFFLNALSFVAVLIALAQITYPPVYPANGSTTLWETLGEGFRYIFDHKEMLLLLVLVMLASVFGIPFVIFVPLFAKELLHLGERGFGLLLASQGVGAFLGAATIAYIRSIPCRGRFVVRAAVSFYVFIILFTFSRNFILSSILLAGIGYCMVLMVATVNTLLQHLSADEMRGRVMSMYATAFLGFAPIGSLLAGSLAETLTAPVAIAALSSIALVATIAIYYTRTELRCVD, encoded by the coding sequence TTGGACGAAAGCAGACGCGGCGACACAAAAGAAGAGCAATCCTACTTACCGGGCGAAGACGTAAGCTCCGGCGCTACGGACGACCGCGCCTTGCAATCCATTGCATCGGACGAGACCGTTGCTCCGCAGATTGCGCCAGGCTCAGTGACCATGCCGCACGTCGTAAGGGCGCTGCGGCATCGCGATTTTCGCCTCTTCTGGGGCGGCAATTTCCTATCGAACATTGGGACGTGGATGCAGAGCGTCGCGCAGGGCTGGCTGGTGCTGCAACTCGCACCAAATAACTCGGCCTTCTGGCTCGGGGTGATAGGCTTTGCCGCTTCAGCGCCTATGTTGGTGTTCACCATGATCGGCGGCGTGATTGCCGACCGCCTCGATAAGCGCAAGCTGATGATGTGGACACAGTCCGCGATGATGCTGACGGCTTTTGCGATGTGGGGAATCACATTTACGCACGTCGTGAACATTCCCTTGATCGTACTTCTCGCGTTCATCAACGGACTGGCGATGTCGCTGAATTCTCCGAGCTACCAGGCGCTAGTGCCGGAACTTGTACCGCGTGAAGACCTGGCGAACGCCATCGCGATGAACTCTGCGCAATTCAATATGTCGAGGGTGCTAGGGCCAACGCTGGGAGGATTTGCCATGGCCTGGCTCGGCATTTCCGGAAACTTTTTCCTGAATGCGTTGAGCTTTGTAGCCGTGCTGATCGCACTGGCTCAGATCACTTATCCGCCGGTGTATCCCGCGAACGGCAGTACGACACTCTGGGAAACGCTGGGAGAAGGCTTCCGGTACATCTTCGATCACAAGGAGATGCTGCTACTGCTTGTGCTTGTAATGCTGGCAAGCGTCTTCGGTATCCCATTCGTGATCTTTGTACCTCTGTTTGCGAAAGAACTGCTGCACCTCGGGGAGCGTGGCTTTGGGTTGCTGCTGGCCTCGCAAGGAGTTGGCGCGTTCCTTGGCGCGGCCACCATCGCCTATATCAGAAGCATCCCGTGTCGTGGACGATTCGTAGTTCGCGCGGCAGTCTCGTTCTATGTCTTCATCATCCTGTTCACGTTCTCGCGAAATTTCATACTTTCCTCGATACTGCTGGCGGGGATCGGTTATTGCATGGTGCTGATGGTCGCAACGGTGAATACGCTGCTCCAGCATCTTTCTGCCGACGAAATGCGTGGCCGGGTGATGAGCATGTACGCGACTGCTTTCCTGGGCTTTGCTCCCATAGGCAGTTTGCTTGCCGGTTCTCTGGCGGAAACGCTTACCGCGCCCGTCGCAATCGCAGCACTATCCTCGATCGCACTTGTGGCGACGATTGCGATCTACTACACGCGTACTGAGTTGAGGTGCGTGGACTAG
- a CDS encoding type II CAAX endopeptidase family protein, whose amino-acid sequence MKKARSLQILGGFTVLFICYQAPQGIYDYLLPNRLVWLAVSAVFFLVAYFVSCAMGTDGLRGYYFLLHRGWWFNLIVGLAIGIAFSAFAQLIGNRAGLYAVDAFVPLRALLLPMLGIAVGSFFASASEDVLTRSYVLRNGNWRTGAVFVVVSALIFVLNHIYVLDRGIALWTFLFVLGIAFAWPLYVTRSVWLTVGMHWGWNLVYHYTNIGMQTHELESGRTGTWISAVCAAGMFVAGALAARALPKAAANNQPADACARCVLPR is encoded by the coding sequence ATGAAGAAAGCCAGATCACTGCAGATTCTCGGCGGGTTCACCGTTCTATTCATCTGTTACCAGGCCCCGCAGGGCATCTACGACTACTTGCTGCCAAATCGCCTGGTCTGGCTGGCCGTCAGCGCGGTGTTCTTTCTGGTCGCCTATTTCGTCAGTTGCGCAATGGGGACCGATGGCCTGCGTGGATACTACTTTCTTCTTCACCGTGGTTGGTGGTTCAACCTGATCGTAGGATTGGCGATTGGCATCGCGTTCTCCGCCTTCGCCCAGCTTATCGGCAACAGGGCCGGTCTTTATGCCGTGGATGCTTTCGTCCCGCTGCGGGCGCTGTTGCTGCCCATGCTGGGCATTGCCGTCGGCTCATTCTTCGCTTCGGCTTCGGAAGATGTGCTGACCCGATCCTATGTGCTCCGAAACGGCAATTGGCGTACCGGCGCCGTGTTCGTCGTTGTCTCGGCGCTGATCTTCGTCCTCAATCACATCTACGTGCTCGATCGTGGAATCGCATTGTGGACGTTCCTCTTCGTGCTCGGAATCGCATTTGCGTGGCCACTCTACGTTACGCGTTCCGTTTGGCTCACGGTGGGGATGCACTGGGGATGGAACCTGGTGTACCACTACACGAATATCGGCATGCAGACGCACGAATTGGAGTCCGGGCGTACTGGCACGTGGATTTCGGCCGTGTGCGCCGCTGGCATGTTCGTTGCGGGCGCTCTGGCGGCTCGTGCGTTGCCGAAAGCGGCTGCAAACAATCAGCCCGCAGATGCCTGTGCGCGGTGCGTGCTGCCGCGCTAG
- a CDS encoding transketolase C-terminal domain-containing protein encodes MTTISTKFEMKMGVATREAYGQALAELGRTNPSLIVLDADLAKSTFSATFAKEFPDRFFSVGIAEANMVGIAGGLALAGKLPFASSFAVFLCDKGYDQLRMCAAYPHVNAKFVGSHGGISIGEDGPSQQSVEDFALACALPGFTVLCPADEFSTRALVKQMAELVGPCYMRTGRAKAPIIYSAADTFQIGRAKLHGIGRDVAIVACGFEVGYALQAQAQLQEEGIAARVLDMHTLKPLDHEAIALAASECGAIVTAEEHLLDGGLGSRVARSAAMSRPVPIEFVGINNTYSESATPEQLMEKYGLAAPYIVEAAKKVVKRK; translated from the coding sequence ATGACAACTATTAGCACCAAATTCGAAATGAAGATGGGTGTCGCGACTCGCGAAGCTTATGGACAAGCGCTGGCCGAGCTTGGCCGCACGAATCCGAGCCTCATCGTACTCGATGCCGACCTTGCAAAGTCCACCTTCAGCGCCACCTTCGCTAAGGAGTTTCCCGACCGCTTCTTCAGCGTTGGTATTGCAGAAGCCAATATGGTCGGAATCGCAGGCGGACTCGCGCTGGCCGGCAAACTGCCATTTGCCTCGTCTTTCGCTGTGTTCCTCTGTGATAAGGGCTACGACCAGTTACGGATGTGCGCGGCGTATCCACACGTTAATGCCAAGTTCGTCGGATCGCATGGCGGCATTTCCATCGGCGAAGACGGTCCGAGCCAGCAGTCGGTCGAGGACTTCGCTCTTGCCTGCGCGCTTCCCGGTTTTACCGTACTGTGTCCAGCTGACGAGTTTTCTACGCGTGCGCTCGTCAAACAGATGGCGGAGCTGGTCGGCCCGTGCTACATGAGAACCGGCCGCGCCAAGGCGCCGATCATCTATTCCGCAGCTGATACTTTCCAGATCGGCAGAGCCAAGTTACATGGCATTGGACGCGACGTTGCCATCGTTGCGTGTGGTTTCGAAGTTGGGTACGCGCTCCAAGCGCAGGCGCAGTTGCAGGAAGAGGGAATCGCCGCCCGCGTTCTCGATATGCACACGCTCAAGCCGCTGGACCACGAAGCGATTGCGCTGGCCGCCAGCGAGTGCGGTGCCATCGTTACCGCAGAAGAGCACTTGCTCGATGGCGGTCTCGGTTCGCGGGTCGCACGTTCCGCAGCTATGTCACGTCCCGTGCCCATCGAATTCGTCGGCATCAACAACACCTACTCCGAGAGCGCCACGCCCGAGCAGTTAATGGAGAAATACGGGCTTGCCGCTCCTTACATCGTCGAAGCCGCAAAAAAAGTCGTGAAGCGAAAGTAA
- a CDS encoding transketolase, whose translation MTAQRIESIDELKRLSNRLRIDIVRMIGAAGSGHPGGSLSEVELLAALYFRVLHHDPARPDWPDRDRFILSKGHGVPALYAVLAAAGYIDAALLPTLRKLDSPLQGHPDRRMLPILEASTGSLGQGISIGIGMALAAKLDNKDFHTFVMVGDGEIQEGQNWEAAMFASAHKLNNLTVILDNNKQQLDDWTEKIVRVEPLSEKFRAFGWNAVDIDGHNFAQVIPALEQARANMSERPTAIIASTVKGKGVSFMENNVKWHGVAPKPEEVEAAVKELEAKFA comes from the coding sequence ATGACAGCTCAACGGATCGAATCCATCGATGAACTCAAGCGTCTGTCGAACCGGTTGCGGATTGACATCGTCAGGATGATTGGTGCCGCCGGCAGCGGGCATCCGGGCGGTTCCTTGTCGGAAGTGGAGTTGCTCGCCGCTCTCTATTTTCGCGTGCTGCATCATGATCCCGCTCGCCCGGACTGGCCTGACCGCGACCGCTTCATCCTTTCTAAGGGCCATGGCGTCCCCGCGCTTTATGCCGTACTCGCGGCGGCCGGATACATCGATGCGGCATTGCTGCCGACACTGCGCAAGCTAGACTCGCCTTTGCAGGGACATCCGGATCGACGCATGTTGCCCATTCTTGAGGCTTCAACCGGCTCGCTCGGGCAGGGAATTTCCATCGGCATAGGAATGGCGCTTGCGGCAAAGCTCGACAACAAGGACTTTCACACTTTCGTCATGGTAGGTGACGGAGAAATCCAGGAAGGCCAGAACTGGGAGGCCGCCATGTTTGCGTCCGCCCACAAGCTGAACAACCTGACTGTCATTCTGGACAACAATAAGCAACAGCTTGATGACTGGACCGAGAAAATTGTTCGCGTAGAACCCCTGTCGGAAAAGTTTCGCGCCTTCGGCTGGAATGCTGTCGACATCGACGGTCATAACTTCGCGCAGGTCATCCCCGCACTCGAGCAGGCTCGCGCCAACATGAGCGAGAGGCCAACGGCAATCATCGCCAGCACCGTCAAAGGCAAGGGCGTGTCATTCATGGAAAACAACGTGAAGTGGCACGGCGTAGCTCCCAAGCCCGAAGAAGTGGAAGCCGCAGTGAAAGAACTCGAAGCGAAGTTCGCGTAA
- a CDS encoding patatin-like phospholipase family protein has product MNPFSKFARSFRAFTTELNRRPAPSLPAPYQRPKLGLALGGGFARGIAHIGVLKVLEEEGIPVDFVAGTSVGAIIGAAYCSGVSARQLEEISSLVRFRDFARWTLSRYGFCNNDRMETFLSRIVRAKTFEELKTPLAIAATDFITGEGVVFRSGPLLGPARASCAYPGMFLPVELDGRMLVDGMLAHAVPTLPLRDMGADRVIGVYLSAHWVQLRGPRHLFDVIGQCFSIAQARMTGYWKAYADLVLEPNVDGFSYDAFDRSGELISVGEECMRQALPGIRKWMEEPPQALPQLARGTKAGSVPAPAA; this is encoded by the coding sequence GTGAATCCGTTTTCGAAGTTCGCCAGGTCCTTCCGCGCTTTCACCACAGAACTTAATCGCCGCCCTGCGCCGTCGCTTCCCGCGCCCTACCAGCGTCCCAAGCTCGGACTGGCGTTAGGTGGCGGATTCGCGCGCGGTATCGCCCACATTGGCGTTCTCAAGGTATTGGAAGAAGAAGGCATTCCGGTGGATTTCGTCGCCGGAACGAGTGTTGGTGCGATCATCGGTGCTGCTTATTGCAGCGGAGTTTCTGCCCGTCAGTTGGAGGAGATTTCTTCGCTGGTGCGCTTCCGCGACTTTGCGCGCTGGACACTCTCGCGCTACGGCTTCTGCAACAACGATCGCATGGAAACCTTCCTCAGCCGCATCGTGCGGGCAAAGACCTTTGAGGAACTCAAGACTCCACTCGCCATCGCCGCCACCGATTTCATTACCGGCGAAGGCGTTGTCTTCCGCTCGGGCCCGCTTCTCGGACCTGCTCGCGCCAGTTGCGCCTATCCCGGGATGTTCCTCCCGGTGGAACTCGATGGCCGAATGCTGGTGGACGGCATGCTCGCGCACGCCGTGCCCACGTTACCTTTGCGCGACATGGGCGCAGACCGCGTCATTGGCGTTTATCTCAGCGCGCATTGGGTTCAGCTACGCGGGCCTCGTCACCTGTTCGATGTTATCGGCCAGTGCTTCTCAATCGCACAGGCACGAATGACAGGGTACTGGAAGGCGTATGCCGACCTCGTGCTCGAACCCAATGTAGACGGATTTTCCTATGACGCGTTTGACCGCTCTGGCGAGCTGATCAGCGTCGGTGAGGAATGTATGAGACAGGCGCTGCCCGGAATACGCAAGTGGATGGAAGAGCCGCCGCAGGCGCTTCCGCAACTCGCACGCGGTACCAAGGCCGGGAGCGTTCCCGCGCCAGCGGCGTAA
- a CDS encoding histone deacetylase: MTSTLYYCDHHEIPLPEGHRFPVRKYRLLRELLMGDGQFSFVAAPFAPVETLKLAHDSEYVDQFLAGALPAQVQRRIGFPWSEQLVSRTLASVGGTLAAAARAIAFGFGGNLAGGTHHAFRNQGAGFCVFNDIAVAVHWLRKQHGLHRAAVIDLDVHQGDGTALIFEHDPNVLTLSVHGRKNFLFRKQRSKIDVELEDAVADEEYLAAVENVLPRVFEFVPKVIFYQSGVDPLDCDLLGRLAVTTDGLRHRDRLVLQACRAAHVPVVVTLGGGYGDPIERTAEAHANTLRIAHKLYAEGSQQLR; this comes from the coding sequence ATGACTAGCACACTCTACTACTGCGATCATCACGAAATCCCGCTTCCGGAAGGGCACAGGTTCCCCGTCCGCAAGTATCGTCTGCTCCGTGAACTGCTCATGGGGGACGGCCAGTTTTCGTTCGTTGCCGCGCCGTTTGCTCCAGTCGAGACTCTCAAGCTCGCGCACGATTCGGAGTACGTCGACCAGTTCCTCGCCGGCGCCTTGCCGGCACAAGTGCAGAGGCGAATAGGTTTTCCATGGTCAGAGCAGCTGGTAAGTCGCACACTGGCCAGCGTGGGCGGAACGCTCGCCGCAGCCGCCCGAGCCATCGCATTTGGCTTCGGAGGCAATCTCGCCGGCGGCACGCATCACGCGTTCCGCAATCAAGGTGCCGGGTTTTGCGTATTCAATGACATTGCCGTTGCTGTTCACTGGCTGAGAAAGCAGCACGGCTTGCATCGTGCCGCCGTTATCGACCTCGACGTTCACCAGGGCGATGGCACCGCGCTCATCTTCGAGCACGACCCGAATGTGCTTACGTTGTCTGTTCACGGACGCAAGAATTTTCTGTTCCGCAAGCAGCGCAGCAAGATCGATGTCGAACTGGAAGATGCCGTAGCCGACGAGGAATACCTTGCTGCCGTGGAGAACGTGTTGCCGCGCGTATTCGAGTTCGTGCCGAAGGTCATCTTCTACCAGTCCGGTGTCGATCCGCTCGATTGCGACCTGCTCGGCAGGCTCGCCGTCACCACAGACGGACTTCGCCACCGTGATCGCCTCGTGTTGCAGGCCTGCCGTGCTGCGCACGTGCCTGTTGTAGTGACTCTCGGCGGCGGCTATGGCGACCCGATCGAGCGGACGGCCGAGGCGCACGCCAATACTCTTCGGATTGCCCACAAGCTATACGCCGAAGGCAGCCAGCAGCTTAGGTAG
- a CDS encoding NUDIX domain-containing protein, with protein MLRFLGGAWHVAVIEPETRNSDDAAKPGAKQKTIFALPKGAVDPGERPEQAAAREVFEETGVRVRRIAKLTDIKYFYQRTWGGRERVFKVVSFYLFIYRSGKLGEIAPEMRIEVRQADWLPLEDAPRKLSYKGEREVAKLALEYVRNNPDLHERALVPPAQGRSGDVAHSGNPGHRGKPGRPAGQKIRPKNDTKRG; from the coding sequence GTGCTGCGCTTCTTAGGAGGCGCTTGGCATGTGGCCGTTATCGAACCAGAAACACGAAACAGCGACGACGCGGCCAAGCCTGGCGCGAAACAGAAGACCATCTTCGCGTTGCCAAAAGGCGCGGTCGATCCAGGCGAGCGTCCCGAGCAGGCCGCGGCTCGCGAGGTCTTCGAAGAAACAGGCGTGCGCGTCCGGCGCATTGCAAAACTTACGGACATCAAGTACTTCTACCAACGCACATGGGGCGGTCGCGAGCGCGTATTCAAAGTCGTAAGCTTTTACCTGTTCATCTATCGCTCGGGAAAACTCGGCGAGATTGCGCCAGAGATGCGCATAGAGGTTCGCCAGGCGGATTGGCTGCCGCTGGAGGATGCTCCTCGCAAGCTTAGCTACAAAGGCGAACGCGAGGTTGCAAAGCTGGCACTGGAATACGTGCGCAACAACCCTGACCTGCACGAGCGTGCGCTGGTTCCACCCGCGCAGGGGCGTAGCGGAGACGTCGCGCATTCGGGGAATCCCGGTCATCGGGGAAAGCCCGGGCGTCCAGCAGGCCAAAAGATTCGACCCAAGAACGATACGAAGCGCGGCTGA
- a CDS encoding VIT1/CCC1 transporter family protein — protein MPQTLHIEKHFTSSATVRDVVIGMADGLTVPFALAAGLTGAIDVSRIVVVAGLAEIAAGSIAMGLGGYMAARSDAEHYVSEREREVREVSEKPQEEADEVTEVFQTYGLSPDESGPAVAALCRRPKDWVDFMMRFELGLEAPDPKRAYRSAVTIAGSYIAGGLIPLSPYMLTHSASSALGFSVFVTLVALGVFGFIKGRFTGMNPLRSASQTVVIGGTAAAAAFLIARWIS, from the coding sequence TTGCCACAAACGTTGCACATAGAGAAGCACTTCACGTCGAGCGCTACCGTGCGCGATGTCGTAATCGGAATGGCCGACGGGCTGACCGTACCTTTCGCCCTTGCCGCCGGACTGACCGGCGCGATCGATGTGAGTCGAATCGTGGTAGTGGCCGGCTTGGCGGAAATAGCCGCGGGATCGATTGCAATGGGATTGGGCGGCTACATGGCTGCCCGCAGCGACGCCGAACACTACGTCAGCGAGCGCGAACGCGAGGTGCGCGAGGTCAGCGAGAAACCGCAAGAAGAAGCCGACGAAGTCACGGAGGTGTTCCAGACATATGGACTTTCTCCCGACGAAAGTGGGCCGGCGGTGGCGGCGCTCTGCCGGCGCCCGAAAGATTGGGTGGACTTCATGATGCGCTTCGAACTCGGGTTGGAAGCGCCAGATCCAAAGCGGGCCTACCGGAGCGCGGTAACAATCGCCGGATCGTACATTGCCGGAGGCCTCATTCCACTCTCACCTTACATGCTGACCCACTCTGCGAGTTCGGCGTTGGGGTTTTCTGTTTTTGTCACTTTGGTGGCGCTTGGCGTCTTCGGCTTTATCAAGGGGCGATTTACCGGGATGAACCCTCTCCGCAGTGCGTCACAAACGGTTGTGATCGGTGGCACAGCCGCGGCCGCAGCCTTTCTGATTGCGCGCTGGATCTCGTAA